The Anabaena sp. PCC 7108 region ATTCACTATACTTCAGAAGCGGATATTATGAAAATTGTTCGTCCAACTATTAGCCGCTATTGGGAAGAAAGAATTGAAGCTGCTAATACAATTGGGGAACTTTCTACGCTGCAAATAGAATTGCAAAGTTATCGCGTTTTAGATCCTGCTTGTGGTTCGGGTAATTTTCTCTATATTGCATATCAGGAACTGAAAAGAATTGAGATTTTGCTGTTAGAAAAAATTCAACAGCGGCGGAAATCGGAAGAGAAGAAAATGCAAAAACAAATGGGTTTGGTGACACCATTACAATTTTATGGAATGGATACAAATCCTTTTGCTGTGGAATTAGCGCGGGTGACTTTAATGATTGCGCGAAAGATTGCAATTGATAATTTGAATTTAACTGAGCCGGCTTTACCGTTGGATAGTTTGGATAATAATATTGTTTGTCAAGATGCTTTGTTTAGTGAATGGGTAAAGGCTGATGCTATTATAGGAAATCCACCATTTTTAGGTGGAAAACATATAAGAATAAATTTAAATGATGACTATGTAGATAGAATTTTTAAACATTTTCCTAAAGTCAAAGATGTAGATTTTTGTGCTTATTGGTTTCGGTTAGCCCATGATAAAATTGATGAAAAAGGTAGAGTAGGTTTAGTGGCGACTAATTCGATTAGTCAAGGTAAAAGCCGAATTGCTGCTTTAGATTATATTACTCAAAATGGTGGTTATATTCATGAAGCAATTTCTACACAACCTTGGTCAGGTGCTGCTAAAGTTCATGTAAGTATTGTCAATTGGTGTAAGAATAAACCGGGGAAGTATTATTTAGATAATCAACTAGTTTCGCAAATCAATTCTTCTTTAAAATCGAGTATTGATGTTTCTCAAGCTGTGCGGTTACAAGCAAATCTAAATAAATGCTTTCAGGGTGTAATTCCGGTAGGTGAAGGATTTATTGTTACTGAACAACAGGTAACAGCTTGGATAAAAGCAGATGTAAAAAATCAAGAAGTTTTAAAACTATTTTCAATGGGTGCAAATTTAGCTAAAAATCCTCATGGTAAACCAGAAAGATGGATTGTTGATTTTAATGATATGAGTATTGAAGATGCTAATAATTATCAATTACCTTTTGAATATATTAAAATAAAGGTTAAGCCAAAAAGAGAGAATAATAGGAGAGAAGTAACAAAAATAAATTGGTGGAAGTATGGCGAAAAAAGACCAGCAATGAGAAATGCTATTTCATCACTATCATTATACTTTGTTGTTCCCAGAGTTTCTAAATGGGCGATATTTATTCCAGCACCTTTAAATTGGCTACCAGGTGATAAATCTGTTGTTGTAGCTGCTGATGATTTTTATATATTCGGTATTCTTTCATCTATTGTACATCGGGAATGGATAAACGCTCAAAAATCAACATTAGGAGCAAGTATTGCTTACACTCACAATACCTGTTTTGAAACATTTCCATTTCCCCAAATCCCCAACATAAAATTAGTGCAAAAAATACGCACAAAAGCCGAAGAACTTCATCAATACCGCACAGAAGAAATGGAGTCAAAACAGTGGGGAATTACCACACTTTATAATAAATTGTTTCACGAACCAACCAGTCAACTTTATCAACTACATCAACAACTAGATAAACTAGTCATACAAGCTTATGATTTTCAAACTAACGACGATATTCTAGAAAAACTGGTCAACTTAAACAAAGAACTTGCAGAAAAAGAAGAACAAGGAATAAAAATCATCGAACCCAAGTCACCAAATTAAAAAACCCTCTGCGTACCTTTGCGTTTACCTCCTCATACCTCTGCGTTTTAAAACCACTCTCCACCACGAAAACGCCAGCGAGGAAAAATAACCCTGATTAAACTTTGTGAAATAAAAAAAACAGACAACCAAACAACACTGTAATGGAGAAAAAATATTCCTATTGGTAGTTCATTCTTAGGCAAAGGTATAGGTAAAAAACCAAAAATCTTAATTCCACAAAAGACAAATACCATTTCCCAAATACCCGCCAAAAGTTGATAAGCTGCTGGCCAGTCCCTATCCCAGCGTAATTTTTGCAGATAGTTATAAAGCACATCCCAACCTAAACCAAAAATGGCAACATAGGCAATAATCCAAAAATAAATTATATGAGGACGGTTGCCAATTAAACCAACAGCAAAAGGGATAGATACTAATACACCGACAGTTGCTAATAATAATAATCGAGTTTGCCAACGACCAAATAAAGTGGGAGTCATAAATAAATATCGTTAAAGAATTGAAATCATTATTTATAGCGTTTATAAGAACCCCACCCCCAACCCGCAAGCGAGGAGGGGGCTATGATATTAAAAATCATGAATTTTTTAATTCTAGTTGATAATCTACTTGGCAATGATATTTTGCTATTTCTGACCAGTTGAGAACGGCTTCTAAAAGGTCTTGATAACCTAAAGTGTTGGGGTGGAGTCCGTCAGCAGTAATACGTTTTTCTCGCCAATCTGCACTGCGTTCCATCCATTGGTCGAAAATATCTAAATAAGGTATTTCTCGTTGGTTACAAGCTGTGCGAGTGGCTTCTTTGTAGCAATATTGGTCAGCGTGATTGTAGTATAAACAATCGAGAAAAGGCATTTTGGTTTCATCAACGGGAACCATACCCACAAAAAGAACCGGACAAAGTTGTTGGGCTTGGTCTAATAATGTAGCGATTTGGGTTTCAAATTGAGGGAAATTTGTGTAATTTTTACCGTGGGGACGACCCAAGCGAGGTGTGTCGTTAACTCCAACAGATAAAATAATCAAGTCAGGGACACGGTTACGGACTTCTCCGCGATTACGAAATTCTATTTCTAGCCTTTGGGAGACTTGCTGAGTGCGATCGCCCCTAACCCCCAAATTATATAACACATGGCCAACACTATCAGGCAACATCCACCACCGTCGTAGTTGTTCCACCCAACCGCCTTTTTCTGGGTCGCCGTATCCATATACTAAACTATCTCCCAAGGCAACAATTTTTAAGGGCTGACATAGTTTCGGCGCTACAGACAGCATTGAGGAAGAAGGCTTCAAGGTTTGCATCTTAGAACAGCAGTGTAATTTATATCTTTACAAGATTCTATACATTTTTACACTATTCTATGGTATATTTTTTATCTTTTTTGCTATGGTTCTTAACTTTTTGAGACTTTACAGCAGATTACAACTAAAATCAGGTAGGAACGGAAAATCAAAATATGGTATGTGTCACGGCTATCCAACATCCAGCCGAGTTTACTTCTGACTTCTGACTTCTCCTGCATATTACTTGTTTAAAGTCAACAATAAAGATATTATTAAACTTGGTCAAAAATCTCAATATATCTAAAAATTCCAGTAATTTAACTGTGACTATTGGAAATTCACTAAAATAAGTTGGAGTTTTACAAAATTTATGCGTCTCAACGCTAAACATAAAAAAACAAAATAATTTTGTTCTAAAAACTTTCCCGAAGTGAATTTAACCAAAAAAAAATCATCAAATCAGGCACTACTTTTAAATAAATACGTCAACAATTTTAAATCAACCCAATTAGCTTGAATTGTTTCAAGCTATGTTTAATTCTCTTAGATAACATGATTCATAGACTAGATCAGAATATTAGGCATCTGCATAAATGGTTATTTAGCATATCCATCAAAAAGCTGAAATCAATTTCCTTGTTTTTCAGTTTTCAGCCTTTAAAAACAGGAACTTTTTCTCAGAAATTAATTAAAAACCTGCTACCGCTCTTATTTTTAATTTCCTTTGTTGCAGTTTTATTAGGAAATACCTTCACCCCCGTTACCGCCCAAATACCCCGTCAAGAAATTCGCGGTGTGTGGATAACAAACAACGATCTTAACATTTTAAGAGATCGTAAAAAAGTCCAGGATGCTGTCACTAAACTGCGTCAACTTAACTTTAATACTATATATCCTGTAGTTTGGAATTCTGGCTATGTCATGTATCCTAGCGTCATAGCCAAAAATTTAGATATTCAACCATTTGTGTTTCGGGGAACAGATGGACATGATATTCTTGCAGATGTAATTAATCAAGCTCACCGTCAAAATTTACTTGCTGTTCCTTGGTTTGAGTTTGGTTTTATGGCTCCCCCAACCTCAGAACTTGCACTAAATAAACCAGAATGGTTTACACAAAAACGGAATAGCGTGCAAACTTCTGTTAGCGCAGCTGGTGAAGTTATGTGGTTAAATCCCTTTCATCCAGAAGTACAACAGTTTATTACTAATCTACTTGTAGAACTAGCTAATAACTATGATATTGATGGCATCCAATTTGATGATCACATGAGTTTACCTCATGAATTTGGCTATGATAAATATACAGTTGCTTTGTACCGCCAAGAAACCAAAAAAAATCCCCCAGCAGATTCTCAAGATCCAGAATGGGTAAGCTGGCGGGCGAATAAAATCACAGATTTCATGGTCAGACTTAATGAACGAGTCAAGCAAGTAAAACCAAAAGCAATTTTTTCTGTTTCACCTAATTACTACGATTTTGCTTACAAGCTGCAACTGCAAGACTGGCTAAATTGGGTGCGATTAAACATAGTAGATGAGCTAATTGTGCAAGTTTATCGTGAGAATCTGGATCATTTTAATGCCAAAATTTCTCGCCCAGAAATGCAAGAAGTGCAGCAAATAATTCCTACTGGAGTCGGAATTATGGCAGGTTTAAGAACTAAACCCGTCTCAATGCAACAAATTAAATCTCAAGTGCGAGCCGCACAACAGCGTGGACTAGGTGTGGTTTTCTTCTATTATGAAAGTCTTTGGAATAATTCTTCAGAGTCATTAAGTGAGCGTTTAAAAGGATTTCAAAGCCTTTTCCCTTATCCTGCATTGCGATTAGCAGCAGATTAAATTGGTAATTGGTCATTGGTCATTGGTCATTGGTCATTGGTCATTGGAGTAAAATTACGAAATTACGAAATTACGAAATTACGAATTACGAATTACGAATTACGAATTACGAATTATGGTGATTGATTTGAAATCCATTTTATCCATTGCCCAAATGAACTAATACCATTTAATCTTTTCACTCCTGGTGCGCGGGCTGTGTATAATCCATCAACAGCAACTAAAGCCGCGTACTGTAAACCCAAGAAACTATCAACGGCTGCATAGGGACCACCTAAAGTGATTGCCCCTACTGCATACATTTGACCTTTGGTGTTTCGCATTTCTACTAATTCAAAATTATTTGCTACTACTAACCTTCCTAAATAATTAAGAGGTAAATTGTAATGTTTAACCAAATCTTCTAACAACGGATTAGCATCAACTTTGGCATCTAATCCCGTAGCATCAATAATAAAGTCAGCAGTTAGCTTCATTTCCCCAAAACCTTTTTCTTGAATCTGGGTAATAGTGTGGTTTTGGACATCTTTTTCTACAGCAACAACTTGACCAAAGGTAATTTGATACCAACCTTCTTTAATACCTTGTTCGGTAATATTTTGCCAGTCTAAACGGTCTGCGGTGGTTGTTCCACCCCAATCTGCTAATAGCCGCTGGCGTTCTTCGGGGGTGGCTTTCTCTAACATGACTCGTAATTCACCACCCCAACAGGCTTTTGGCCAGTTAAAAGGTTGAAACTCGTAGTGATTTTTGACAGTACGCTGGGACTTTTGAAATTTGTTACCTTGAGGTTTGGGCGATCGCATTAAATGCAAAACTGTAATATTGCGATTTTGCTTTCTCGCCTCATAAATCCGCTGGATAATCCGCGAAGCCACAATCCCCCGTCCCCGAATCAAAACAGTCCCACCTTGGCGTTCTAGCTGTTCATATACATGATTATGGTCTTCATAGGCATTGACCACAGACTTAAAATCTTGATATTTTTCCCTATAAGCTTGCAAATCTGGGAGAAACTGAATAGCAGGATATCCCGTCGCCAAATGTAAATAACGACAAACTAAAAAAGCATAATTTCCTGGACTACGAGAATAAGCAACACAATACCTACCATCTTCAGTTTTACGAATTGACCTAACTCGTCCATAACGATAAATTTGATTCCAGTTAATACGCTTTACTTCCCTATCTATAGAATCAAAAACATTCCCAGCACGGGGAGTATAAGTTTCCGCAAAAGTTGGTTCACCAAAAACCTGCCATAAATATTTAAACGCCGATTTTAACTGACCTTTAGTTAAATCATGCCAAGATTCTCTTAACGCATAACTAGGCCAACCCCAAATATTATCAGGACAAGAATCAGAATTAGAACGTAACCTTTCATTTAGAGGAATTTGCGAATTCAAACACAGCCGTTTATAACGAGCATAAGGTTCCGCTTCTAGTCCTAAAGCAATAATTTTTTCAGCTTTAATCCCACTAATTCTTAATAAATCAACCCAAACAAAACTACCCAAACCCCCACCAACCGCTAGATAATCACATTCATCAACAGGTAAACCCGTAGCATGAAGCGCCTGTAAATCAACCTTTATCTCCTGAAAAGCTGGTGGCGGAAAATTACTCCCTACAGGCGTAACAACAGGAACTGGAGATAAACTAGAATCTGGAAGATTAGTATGAGGATTAAATAGAATTGTAGAAGGTTTATTAGGAGTAGGAATGGTAGTATTTAGACCAAACTGCACCGTTATGATGTAGGGACCAATTTGCAAAGTATCCCCATTAGCTAACTGACAGCGTGTTTGACGTTGACCATTGACTAAAACACCATTAACACTATTTTGGTCAATCACCAAAAAATGATTTTGTTCCCAATCTTGTTCCCAATCAATCAGGACATGATAGCGAGAAACTTCATTGCTATTTAGCAGCATCCGCGAGACACGTTGACCCCTAATTTCTGTTGGTAAACGGGCAAATTCTCGACCAAAAGCGATAGGTAAACTTAACTTAGGTTCTCGTCTTTCACCCGTCGCTGGATCTTCCCAACTTAATTGAATTTGTAAATTAGTCACTCGCTGCGCTCCAATTAAAAATTAAAAATTAAAAATTAAAAAATTGGATTTTGAATTAATTAACTTTCTAATTATTCGGTGCTACTAACACACTTACAGCCGCTGCTAAAGATGTACCACACCAAGGACAACCTATTTGCAGATTTTCTGGTGGGGAAACTTTATAACATCTAGGACACTGCAACCCATAAATAGATTTTGGTTGTGTTGGGAGTGACTTTTTCTGGTGATTAAATCCTGGTTGAACTGGTGGTTGTTGCGGTGGAAATAAAATTGTTGCAGGAATGCTGTTAATTGAAACCTCAGTAACTTGAAGTTGTTGCTGTCCTAAATAAATTATGCTTCTTTCATTTAACAGCATTTCACCTTGAATTAGTGACTTACCATCTATTTGTGGAGGGTTTGATTCCCGCAAATTTCTAATATAAAAACGTTTTTGTTGAGAATTAAAAAATATTTCTACGTGTAAACCAGAGACAGTCGGGTGAGTTAAAATAATATCGCACCGAAAAGGGTCACGACCAATACGGAAAGTACCAGTATTTTTGCTGGACTGTTGCTCATAAATTTGTTGAGTTTTACTCTGTCCTGCATCGTCCCATTGTAAAGTTAGTGAATTCATTATTTTTAGATAACTTTTATTTAGCTACTTCAACTCCTTACAGTGAGATTCCTAACATAATTGGGTGCTAGTAAGCAAGTCTTGAAAATCAACTTTAATAAGACTTATATGATTATCACATTCAATGCCTCCTGTAGGGTGCGTCAGATGTTGAAAATCTGTTCATTATTACCAAATTATCGACTCTGACGCACCTTATACCAATTCTGTATAAAGATGCGCCAAATTCAAAGAGGAACGAACCACAGAGACGCAGAGGACACAGAGAAGAAAAAGACAAGGTTATAAAATTAAGCGCAGCCTCATAAAGAAATGGTATTACTAATATCTAATATGCCAGTTAATGATCTGTAAAATCTACACTTTATCTATCAGATGCTAATTTATCAGCAATGCGGGTAGTTTCTGGCAACCGATATTTTGGTGTGCAGCGTAATACATAGTCAATTGCTGTTGGTAAACTAATTCGATGTCCACTAGATATATAGAGAGGTTTTACTCCAGTGCGTGTACGTAAAACTGCGCCAATAGTTTCTTTTTTATATATTAATGGTTGCCAACTTCCTTTCGCTTCTGGTAATTCTTCATATTTACCAATAAGCAAAGATTTCGCTACACCAATTGTTGGTATATCCACGATTACCCCTAAATGGCAAGCTATGCCTAATCTTCGGGGGTGAGCAATTCCTTGACCATCACACAATATTATATCAGGTATAGTTTGAATCTTTTCTAAGGCATCAAGCAGGGCGGGTATTTCCCGAAAGGAGAGGAACCCAGGTATGTAAGGAAAGGTGGTGGGACGATATGCTAAACTCGTTTCGACTACTTGCAAATCAGGAAAACTCAGTACTGCAACTGCTGCACGGCTAATTGTACCATCTTCGAGAAAACCCATATCTACACCTGCAACGTACTTGATAGGTTCTTTGAATAAATCTGTAGTAATTACTTGATTTCGCAGGGTTTCTTGAATTGTTATAGCTTCTTCAACTGTGGAAGGCCAAGAATGGATTTGTTGAATTTTCATATTTAAATTGCGAATAAAAATGTTGAGCTTCCGAAATTGTGAATTCTCTTAGTGTATCCATATATATTAATGATTGCAGAGGTTGTGAACACCTTGTAGGCTCGTTTAGATGCAGTAATTAACTGATAACGCTCACAGATAAATCATCAAACTACGTCATAACCTAATATCCACGAGGAAATTTGTTTTCACGATTTCAGGATCTCTATAATCAGTCAAAAACCAAATATACCATTTACCTTACCCAAAAATTATGCGTAACGTCATCAGAAATACTAACAATAATTTCCCATTTATTTTTTATGTTGGCGGGGGAATATTTTTATTACTTTTTGTGTCCATGTTTTTACGCCCTTTTGCCATTGTGAATGCTGGAGAACGGGGTGTGATTATGAGGTTTGGCAAAGTCCAAGATACAATTTTAGATGAAGGAATTCACCCGATTATGCCAGTGGTGACATCAGTTAAAAGGCTTAATGTCAGGGTTCAACAAAATAGTTTTAAAGCTGGTGCTGCTTCTAAAGATTTGCAAACAATCACTACAGAACTCGCTGTTAATTGGCATATTGATCCACTCAAGGTAAACAAAGTTTTTCAACAAGTTGGAGATGAGACTTTAATTATTGATGGCATTATGACACCCGCAGTATCAGAGGTTTTGAAAGCAGCTACAGCTAAAAAAACAGCAGAAGAAATCATCACTAAAAGAACGGAACTTAAAGAAGAAATTGATAGTAATCTCAAAAAAAGGATAGAGCAATATGG contains the following coding sequences:
- a CDS encoding GDSL-type esterase/lipase family protein, coding for MQTLKPSSSMLSVAPKLCQPLKIVALGDSLVYGYGDPEKGGWVEQLRRWWMLPDSVGHVLYNLGVRGDRTQQVSQRLEIEFRNRGEVRNRVPDLIILSVGVNDTPRLGRPHGKNYTNFPQFETQIATLLDQAQQLCPVLFVGMVPVDETKMPFLDCLYYNHADQYCYKEATRTACNQREIPYLDIFDQWMERSADWREKRITADGLHPNTLGYQDLLEAVLNWSEIAKYHCQVDYQLELKNS
- a CDS encoding FHA domain-containing protein; translation: MNSLTLQWDDAGQSKTQQIYEQQSSKNTGTFRIGRDPFRCDIILTHPTVSGLHVEIFFNSQQKRFYIRNLRESNPPQIDGKSLIQGEMLLNERSIIYLGQQQLQVTEVSINSIPATILFPPQQPPVQPGFNHQKKSLPTQPKSIYGLQCPRCYKVSPPENLQIGCPWCGTSLAAAVSVLVAPNN
- a CDS encoding prohibitin family protein: MRNVIRNTNNNFPFIFYVGGGIFLLLFVSMFLRPFAIVNAGERGVIMRFGKVQDTILDEGIHPIMPVVTSVKRLNVRVQQNSFKAGAASKDLQTITTELAVNWHIDPLKVNKVFQQVGDETLIIDGIMTPAVSEVLKAATAKKTAEEIITKRTELKEEIDSNLKKRIEQYGILIDDVSLVNFSFSPEFSRAIESKQIAEQEAKQASFIAQKATQEAQADINRAKGQAEAQRLQRLTLTPELLQKQAIEKWDGRFPMVMGGNGAVPLININPNDLASGQKKN
- a CDS encoding family 10 glycosylhydrolase, whose amino-acid sequence is MFFSFQPLKTGTFSQKLIKNLLPLLFLISFVAVLLGNTFTPVTAQIPRQEIRGVWITNNDLNILRDRKKVQDAVTKLRQLNFNTIYPVVWNSGYVMYPSVIAKNLDIQPFVFRGTDGHDILADVINQAHRQNLLAVPWFEFGFMAPPTSELALNKPEWFTQKRNSVQTSVSAAGEVMWLNPFHPEVQQFITNLLVELANNYDIDGIQFDDHMSLPHEFGYDKYTVALYRQETKKNPPADSQDPEWVSWRANKITDFMVRLNERVKQVKPKAIFSVSPNYYDFAYKLQLQDWLNWVRLNIVDELIVQVYRENLDHFNAKISRPEMQEVQQIIPTGVGIMAGLRTKPVSMQQIKSQVRAAQQRGLGVVFFYYESLWNNSSESLSERLKGFQSLFPYPALRLAAD
- a CDS encoding FHA domain-containing protein — protein: MTNLQIQLSWEDPATGERREPKLSLPIAFGREFARLPTEIRGQRVSRMLLNSNEVSRYHVLIDWEQDWEQNHFLVIDQNSVNGVLVNGQRQTRCQLANGDTLQIGPYIITVQFGLNTTIPTPNKPSTILFNPHTNLPDSSLSPVPVVTPVGSNFPPPAFQEIKVDLQALHATGLPVDECDYLAVGGGLGSFVWVDLLRISGIKAEKIIALGLEAEPYARYKRLCLNSQIPLNERLRSNSDSCPDNIWGWPSYALRESWHDLTKGQLKSAFKYLWQVFGEPTFAETYTPRAGNVFDSIDREVKRINWNQIYRYGRVRSIRKTEDGRYCVAYSRSPGNYAFLVCRYLHLATGYPAIQFLPDLQAYREKYQDFKSVVNAYEDHNHVYEQLERQGGTVLIRGRGIVASRIIQRIYEARKQNRNITVLHLMRSPKPQGNKFQKSQRTVKNHYEFQPFNWPKACWGGELRVMLEKATPEERQRLLADWGGTTTADRLDWQNITEQGIKEGWYQITFGQVVAVEKDVQNHTITQIQEKGFGEMKLTADFIIDATGLDAKVDANPLLEDLVKHYNLPLNYLGRLVVANNFELVEMRNTKGQMYAVGAITLGGPYAAVDSFLGLQYAALVAVDGLYTARAPGVKRLNGISSFGQWIKWISNQSP
- the nfi gene encoding deoxyribonuclease V (cleaves DNA at apurinic or apyrimidinic sites) — encoded protein: MKIQQIHSWPSTVEEAITIQETLRNQVITTDLFKEPIKYVAGVDMGFLEDGTISRAAVAVLSFPDLQVVETSLAYRPTTFPYIPGFLSFREIPALLDALEKIQTIPDIILCDGQGIAHPRRLGIACHLGVIVDIPTIGVAKSLLIGKYEELPEAKGSWQPLIYKKETIGAVLRTRTGVKPLYISSGHRISLPTAIDYVLRCTPKYRLPETTRIADKLASDR
- a CDS encoding DNA methyltransferase, whose product is MVAATPESLAKFVSFCEQHITGQERKEAQTFLDRFFRAFGHEGALEAGATYEEAIKKSSKQGKTGFADLVWKPRVLIEMKKRGEDLSKHYSQAFDYWTRLVPNRPKYVILCNFDEFWIFDFDIQLDTPVDKITLEQLPERSGALVFMELGQKTPLFQNNQVEVTERAARRMGELLLELEKRGIEKLTAQRFILQCVLAMFAEKRKLLPRDMFVSCVQDCKNGASSYDILGGLFREMNLPGKTPVGRYQGVDYFNGGLFSQIQGIELTREELNFLDVSARENWSKVRPAIFGNLFEGTVDKKERHARGIHYTSEADIMKIVRPTISRYWEERIEAANTIGELSTLQIELQSYRVLDPACGSGNFLYIAYQELKRIEILLLEKIQQRRKSEEKKMQKQMGLVTPLQFYGMDTNPFAVELARVTLMIARKIAIDNLNLTEPALPLDSLDNNIVCQDALFSEWVKADAIIGNPPFLGGKHIRINLNDDYVDRIFKHFPKVKDVDFCAYWFRLAHDKIDEKGRVGLVATNSISQGKSRIAALDYITQNGGYIHEAISTQPWSGAAKVHVSIVNWCKNKPGKYYLDNQLVSQINSSLKSSIDVSQAVRLQANLNKCFQGVIPVGEGFIVTEQQVTAWIKADVKNQEVLKLFSMGANLAKNPHGKPERWIVDFNDMSIEDANNYQLPFEYIKIKVKPKRENNRREVTKINWWKYGEKRPAMRNAISSLSLYFVVPRVSKWAIFIPAPLNWLPGDKSVVVAADDFYIFGILSSIVHREWINAQKSTLGASIAYTHNTCFETFPFPQIPNIKLVQKIRTKAEELHQYRTEEMESKQWGITTLYNKLFHEPTSQLYQLHQQLDKLVIQAYDFQTNDDILEKLVNLNKELAEKEEQGIKIIEPKSPN